In the genome of Candidatus Aminicenantes bacterium, one region contains:
- a CDS encoding DUF47 family protein: MFKSLVPKNEIFYELFDQISANTVEGVQILVKMLDECDHYNEHAVSLKSLEHQTDLLVHSVMSHLHKTFVTPIDREDIHQLASRLDDILDLAEAASSRIDLYRPCAVPREAKELSHVLLESVKLVKEMVGLLRNLKKPARIMELTVEINRLEDQADYIRRSTLARLFREEKDPFELIKWKDILEYIERATDRCEDVADITEGIVLENT, from the coding sequence ATGTTCAAATCCCTGGTGCCGAAAAACGAAATTTTTTACGAGCTGTTCGACCAGATCAGCGCCAACACGGTTGAGGGGGTACAGATCCTGGTCAAGATGCTCGACGAATGTGACCATTACAACGAGCACGCCGTCAGCCTGAAGTCGCTGGAGCACCAGACCGACCTGCTGGTGCACAGCGTCATGTCGCATCTGCACAAGACCTTCGTCACCCCCATCGACCGCGAGGACATCCACCAGCTGGCTTCCCGCTTGGACGACATTCTCGACCTGGCCGAAGCCGCCAGCTCGCGCATCGACCTTTACCGCCCCTGCGCTGTGCCGCGCGAGGCCAAAGAGCTGAGCCATGTCCTTCTCGAAAGCGTCAAACTGGTCAAGGAGATGGTTGGCCTGCTGCGCAACCTGAAGAAGCCGGCGCGCATCATGGAGCTGACGGTGGAGATCAACCGCCTGGAGGACCAGGCCGACTACATCCGCCGCAGCACCCTGGCACGCCTCTTCCGCGAGGAGAAGGACCCCTTCGAACTGATCAAGTGGAAGGACATCTTGGAATACATCGAACGGGCGACCGACCGCTGCGAGGACGTGGCCGACATCACCGAAGGGATCGTTCTGGAAAACACTTGA